The DNA region NNNNNNNNNNNNNNNNNNNNNNNNNNNNNNNNNNNNNNNNNNNNNNNNNNNNNNNNNNNNNNNNNNNNNNNNNNNNNNNNNNNNNNNNNNNNNNNNNNNNNNNNNNNNNNNNNNNNNNNNNNNNNNNNNNNNNNNNNNNNNNNNNNNNNNNNNNNNNNNNNNNNNNNNNNNNNNNNNNNNNNNNNNNNNNNNNNNNNNNNNNNNNNNNNNNNNNNNNNNNNNNNNNNNNNNNNNNNNNNNNNNNNNNNNNNTTCTTCCATATCAAACACCTCGATTGAGAGACCACTACCTCCTCGGCAAAAAGCTAGGCCAAGGCCAATTCGGAACAACCTACCTCTGCACGGAGAAATCAACCTCCGCTAATTACGCCTGCAAATCGATTCCCAAGCGGAAGCTCGTCTGCCGCGAGGATTACGAGGATGTGTGGCGCGAGATTCAGATCATGCATCATCTCTCCGAGCACCCCAATGTTGTTCGGATCAAGGGCACTTATGAGGATTCGGTTTTTGTTCATATCGTTATGGAGGTTTGTGAAGGCGGTGAGCTTTTCGATCGGATTGTTTCTAAAGGCCATT from Camelina sativa cultivar DH55 chromosome 3, Cs, whole genome shotgun sequence includes:
- the LOC104779105 gene encoding calcium-dependent protein kinase 11-like, yielding MESKPNPRRPSNTVLPYQTPRLRDHYLLGKKLGQGQFGTTYLCTEKSTSANYACKSIPKRKLVCREDYEDVWREIQIMHHLSEHPNVVRIKGTYEDSVFVHIVMEVCEGGELFDRIVSKGHFSEREAVKLIKTILGVVEACHSLGVMHRDLKPENFLFDSSKEDAKLKATDFGLSVFYKPVQFCRD